In Quercus robur chromosome 11, dhQueRobu3.1, whole genome shotgun sequence, the following proteins share a genomic window:
- the LOC126707130 gene encoding cysteine-rich repeat secretory protein 38-like: MSSSHFTFSIYFFTFALFLQTIFGASPLFHFCSSSENFTTNDPYESNLKKLLGNLYYQTPLLGFGLGSVGSYPYQTNGLALCRGDVATTDCKTCVNEASNEIHKLCPYNKGAIIWYDNCLVKYLNKDFFGQIDNQNKFYMWNLRNVSDPTKFNEKTRKLLSLLAKEASVTPKLYAVGELVLGESKKLYGLAQCTRDLSNSDCFKCLDGVIGELPRCCNGKEGGRVVGGSCNIRYEIYPFVNS; encoded by the coding sequence ATGTCTTCCTCACACTTCACCTTCTCCATCTACTTTTTTACCTTTGCTCTCTTTCTCCAAACCATTTTTGGAGCTAGCCCTCTCTTCCATTTCTGTTCAAGCTCTGAGAACTTCACCACCAATGACCCTTATGAATCAAACCTAAAAAAGCTCTTGGGTAACCTTTACTATCAAACCCCTCTCCTGGGCTTTGGTCTTGGTTCAGTGGGTTCATATCCATACCAAACTAATGGACTTGCTCTTTGTCGTGGTGATGTTGCAACCACAGACTGCAAGACTTGTGTCAATGAGGCTAGCAATGAAATTCACAAACTTTGCCCATACAATAAAGGTGCCATTATATGGTACGACAATTGTCTTGTGAAGTACTTGAACAAGGATTTCTTTGGCCAAATTGATAATCAAAACAAGTTCTACATGTGGAACTTGAGAAATGTTAGCGATCCGACAAAATTTAACGAAAAGACAAGAAAGTTGTTGAGCCTCCTAGCCAAAGAAGCATCTGTTACTCCAAAACTGTATGCAGTTGGAGAGCTAGTACTTGGAGAATCAAAGAAGCTTTATGGTTTGGCCCAATGCACTAGGGATCTTTCTAACAGTGACTGCTTCAAGTGTCTTGATGGTGTAATTGGTGAACTTCCCCGATGTTGTAATGGGAAAGAAGGAGGAAGAGTTGTTGGTGGGAGTTGTAACATAAGATATGAGATTTACCCATTTGTCAATTCTTAG
- the LOC126706910 gene encoding cysteine-rich repeat secretory protein 38-like produces MSSSHFTFSIYFLTFALFLQTIFGASPLFHFCSSSENFTTNDPYESNLKKLLGNLYYQTPLLGFGLGSVGSYPYQTNGLALCRGDVATTDCKTCVNEASNKIHKLCPYNKGAIIWYDNCLVKYLNKDFFGQIDNQNKFYMWNLRNVSDPTTFNEKTRKLLSLLAKEASVTPKLYAVGELELGESKKLYGLAQCTRDLSNSDCFKCLDGVIGELPRCCDGKEGGRVVGGSCNIRYEIYPFVNS; encoded by the coding sequence ATGTCTTCCTCACACTTCACCTTCTCCATCTACTTTCTAACCTTTGCTCTCTTTCTCCAAACCATTTTTGGAGCGAGCCCTCTCTTCCATTTCTGTTCAAGCTCTGAGAACTTCACCACCAATGACCCTTATGAATCAAACCTAAAAAAGCTCTTGGGTAACCTTTACTATCAAACCCCTCTCCTGGGCTTTGGTCTTGGTTCAGTGGGTTCATATCCATACCAAACTAATGGACTTGCTCTTTGTCGTGGTGATGTTGCAACCACAGACTGCAAGACTTGTGTCAATGAGGCTAGCAATAAAATTCACAAACTTTGCCCATACAATAAAGGTGCCATTATATGGTACGACAATTGTCTTGTGAAGTACTTGAACAAGGATTTCTTTGGCCAAATTGATAATCAAAACAAGTTCTACATGTGGAACTTGAGAAATGTTAGCGATCCGACAACATTTAACGAAAAGACAAGAAAGTTGTTGAGCCTCCTAGCCAAAGAAGCATCTGTTACTCCAAAACTGTATGCAGTTGGAGAGCTAGAGCTTGGAGAATCAAAGAAGCTTTATGGTTTGGCCCAATGCACTAGGGATCTTTCTAACAGTGACTGCTTCAAGTGTCTTGATGGTGTAATTGGTGAACTTCCCCGATGTTGTGATGGGAAAGAAGGAGGAAGAGTTGTCGGTGGGAGTTGTAACATAAGATATGAGATTTACCCATTTGTCAATTCTTAG